In Candidatus Kerfeldbacteria bacterium, a single genomic region encodes these proteins:
- a CDS encoding DUF11 domain-containing protein, whose amino-acid sequence MLKKLSRYAERGLHIFVLLTMLTYTAGFGLFFNAPMARAAQAAANLDQCRNGSAASHQNCIDSTWVNGNAGEANSHYVEGESIPYRAVLTGLPTATPITITFGYDIKHSDRHAIDYLTQYDRTDVSVNPINDIPAASGLPNTFAIPAPSSVGSPVAGQPTNSFNNLPAAERVMSIWNGTISSMNYVTEGVLTASNSETRIAITFTATNSTVVLSWGGHIGSRLDWGYDVSNVPLSAGGISGSPYHMRLIGWSLSNLGNQDRSLSAGAVAPPANIIIEKQTLPDGSTEQFAFTGDIAGTISDNGQLTASLPAGTYSVTESVKTNWSLTSLVCDDTDSVENVGTRTATINVSSGESLKCTFTNTRDTGDLKVVKLNQNQQPMAGVDFTIAGEPYSTDANGEILITDLETGDYSAEEIVPNNYTLTSVSGTNCTNANPSTATVVKDQTTTCTFTNTRDTGTIKVNKEVDTNGDGTFDGGNTEAASLGFVWGIDAESPARAMGSSETVVTGNYDINENSVTNYHLSGWYTNGSDYSCENPESTTLPANIDITKDSTTEITLCNTRDTGIITFEKIVNGDALVSRWIFTIDGVLGSWMSGDSVTLPTGSYTVFESGPDGYTNTDVSGVCSPSTPGQGLLTVDTNGGTCTFTNTRDTGTITGLKFNDLNGNGSLDAGEPGVPGVTINLSDGQTTTTDANGQFSFNDVPTGNYDVDEIVPTGWMNTTQTSVNLDVTKDEQAYAEFGNFKKVNITVCKALDADGDDQTTDDQTLKDGWSIYLAKDGKAVDQGQVTGQDGCYTWADMGPGSYEAAEATPDNWIPLYDDGTHNFGTVTSGETYTHTFVNTRERGEVTINKEIRNPQNGSAVPSDWTFTLHPTQGGDDITGINHNTPINIPTGFYTVSESGPSQYSFLYAYGDCNEDGDIYLEITSEGATCTFVNETYAVHGQKWNDANGNGIWDQDETALNGWNISIYQNDELIDSILTQTHNYVDGWYWFNDLAAGSYEICETPQAGWVQTYPTANNGCHTISVPIEITYEQQIPQIDNSTCSLNFSRELRITAVENSIVSEALCNFGNTPEVVVLGIAKINDQEVAQGGNGLLETTETITYRVDWNVDGNSNATDVVLTDIIPAELNLNVASISDSGVWNAATRTITWNFGTQAPGASGFVTYEATLKVPASDGDIIINVARLSASNTDPTFVEADSPVEVNVPVVLGEEALPALTIEKTVNKAFANPGDTVTYTIVVTNTGDAVAEGVTVIDTLPDGLHYTDTMAMDHSWFLGDILDGESKTITYQVTVNANAIAGNYINTAVAWAAGVNNVTDTATLEVRKPAVLGAEDLPVTGAGFLTLAFSALAGFGAVVLSKRKRK is encoded by the coding sequence ATGTTAAAGAAATTATCACGATACGCAGAGCGCGGTCTGCACATTTTTGTGTTACTGACCATGCTCACCTACACCGCAGGTTTTGGCCTGTTTTTTAATGCGCCGATGGCGCGTGCTGCTCAAGCCGCAGCTAATCTTGACCAATGCCGAAACGGTTCAGCGGCATCCCATCAGAATTGCATTGATTCTACATGGGTGAACGGAAATGCGGGTGAAGCAAATTCACATTACGTCGAGGGGGAATCTATTCCTTATCGTGCTGTATTGACAGGTCTTCCAACCGCAACCCCAATTACCATCACCTTCGGCTACGATATTAAACACTCTGACAGACATGCGATCGACTACCTAACTCAGTACGACAGAACCGACGTGAGCGTTAACCCAATAAATGACATTCCTGCAGCAAGTGGCCTGCCAAACACTTTTGCAATTCCTGCTCCCAGCTCCGTCGGGTCACCAGTTGCAGGACAACCAACAAATAGCTTCAATAATCTTCCTGCGGCTGAACGCGTGATGTCAATCTGGAATGGAACGATCTCTTCTATGAACTATGTAACCGAGGGTGTCCTCACTGCATCAAACTCAGAAACACGAATAGCCATAACTTTTACCGCCACCAATTCTACAGTCGTGCTTTCCTGGGGCGGCCACATCGGAAGTAGACTAGATTGGGGTTATGATGTATCAAATGTTCCGCTTTCAGCGGGAGGTATTTCCGGCTCTCCATACCACATGCGTCTCATTGGCTGGTCACTGAGTAATCTTGGTAACCAAGATCGTTCACTCTCTGCGGGTGCAGTTGCTCCCCCAGCGAACATCATCATTGAGAAACAAACATTACCAGATGGAAGCACAGAACAATTTGCATTTACTGGAGACATTGCGGGGACCATTTCCGATAATGGGCAATTGACCGCGAGCCTCCCGGCAGGAACATACTCAGTAACAGAAAGTGTAAAAACAAACTGGTCCCTCACCAGCTTGGTCTGCGATGATACTGACAGCGTGGAAAACGTTGGGACTCGTACCGCCACGATTAATGTAAGCTCCGGCGAATCTCTGAAGTGTACCTTTACCAATACTCGGGATACCGGCGACCTCAAAGTGGTCAAGCTGAATCAAAACCAACAGCCGATGGCCGGTGTTGATTTTACTATTGCTGGTGAGCCATACAGTACCGATGCAAATGGAGAAATTTTAATTACTGACCTCGAAACTGGTGACTATTCTGCGGAAGAAATTGTACCAAATAATTACACCCTTACCTCAGTATCGGGCACCAACTGTACCAACGCAAACCCCTCAACAGCAACAGTCGTGAAAGATCAAACTACGACCTGTACCTTTACCAACACGCGCGATACCGGAACAATCAAAGTCAATAAGGAAGTAGACACCAATGGCGACGGAACATTTGATGGTGGCAATACTGAAGCTGCCTCACTTGGCTTTGTCTGGGGTATCGATGCCGAATCCCCTGCCCGCGCCATGGGCAGCTCTGAAACAGTAGTCACCGGGAACTATGACATTAATGAAAACAGTGTTACCAATTATCACTTGAGTGGCTGGTACACCAATGGGTCAGATTATTCTTGCGAAAACCCAGAAAGCACCACGCTCCCCGCAAACATTGATATAACAAAAGACAGCACTACGGAAATTACCCTTTGTAACACACGAGACACTGGTATCATCACATTCGAAAAAATCGTCAATGGCGATGCCCTCGTAAGCAGGTGGATTTTTACGATTGATGGTGTTCTGGGCAGCTGGATGAGTGGCGATTCAGTCACTTTACCGACTGGCAGCTATACGGTATTTGAATCAGGCCCCGATGGCTATACAAATACTGATGTCTCCGGCGTTTGCTCACCGTCGACTCCAGGTCAAGGATTACTCACCGTTGATACCAATGGTGGCACTTGTACCTTCACCAATACCCGCGACACCGGAACAATCACTGGGCTGAAATTCAACGACTTAAACGGGAACGGCTCACTCGATGCTGGCGAGCCGGGTGTCCCGGGCGTAACAATCAACCTAAGCGACGGCCAGACTACGACTACAGATGCTAATGGCCAATTTTCATTCAATGATGTGCCAACCGGCAACTATGACGTTGATGAAATTGTCCCGACTGGTTGGATGAACACTACTCAAACAAGTGTCAACCTAGACGTCACAAAAGATGAACAGGCATATGCAGAATTTGGCAATTTCAAAAAAGTGAATATTACGGTCTGCAAAGCGCTCGACGCTGATGGTGACGATCAGACAACTGATGATCAAACCTTAAAAGACGGATGGTCAATCTATCTAGCTAAAGACGGTAAAGCTGTAGATCAAGGACAGGTCACTGGCCAAGACGGCTGCTACACCTGGGCAGATATGGGGCCAGGAAGCTACGAAGCCGCAGAAGCCACGCCGGATAACTGGATTCCACTCTATGACGACGGTACCCATAATTTCGGTACTGTTACGTCAGGCGAAACCTACACTCACACCTTCGTCAACACCAGGGAACGAGGCGAGGTTACCATCAACAAAGAAATCAGAAACCCTCAAAATGGATCAGCTGTTCCCTCAGACTGGACATTCACGCTCCATCCAACCCAAGGCGGAGATGACATTACCGGAATCAATCATAATACCCCGATAAATATCCCCACTGGCTTTTACACTGTTTCTGAAAGCGGTCCGTCGCAGTATTCATTCCTCTACGCCTATGGTGACTGTAATGAAGACGGTGACATCTACCTTGAAATAACCAGCGAGGGAGCAACCTGCACATTTGTAAATGAAACCTACGCTGTTCATGGCCAGAAATGGAATGACGCAAATGGAAATGGCATCTGGGATCAAGATGAAACCGCGCTCAACGGGTGGAATATCTCCATCTACCAAAATGATGAGTTGATTGACTCAATACTGACGCAAACTCACAATTATGTGGACGGCTGGTATTGGTTTAACGACTTAGCTGCCGGGTCTTATGAAATCTGCGAAACACCCCAAGCTGGCTGGGTTCAGACATACCCTACGGCAAATAACGGATGTCACACGATTTCGGTTCCAATAGAAATTACCTACGAGCAACAAATTCCTCAAATTGACAACTCTACCTGCTCACTAAATTTCTCTCGAGAACTTAGAATAACGGCAGTTGAAAACAGTATTGTTTCAGAGGCTCTCTGCAATTTTGGCAATACGCCTGAAGTAGTCGTCCTCGGCATTGCCAAGATCAATGACCAGGAAGTAGCGCAGGGCGGCAATGGTCTCCTGGAAACCACCGAGACCATCACCTACCGCGTTGACTGGAACGTCGATGGCAATTCAAATGCAACCGATGTGGTGCTGACTGACATAATTCCTGCGGAACTGAATCTGAATGTAGCTTCCATCTCGGATAGCGGCGTGTGGAACGCAGCCACCCGAACGATCACCTGGAACTTTGGTACTCAGGCTCCTGGAGCCAGTGGATTCGTCACTTATGAAGCAACGCTGAAAGTACCTGCCTCAGACGGCGATATCATCATCAACGTGGCTCGACTCTCGGCATCTAATACCGATCCGACTTTCGTCGAGGCCGACTCTCCTGTCGAAGTGAACGTACCGGTTGTGCTCGGCGAAGAGGCATTACCCGCACTGACAATCGAAAAAACAGTCAATAAAGCCTTTGCCAATCCCGGCGACACTGTGACCTATACCATTGTCGTGACTAACACCGGTGATGCCGTAGCTGAAGGCGTAACCGTGATCGACACGCTCCCGGATGGCCTGCACTACACAGACACGATGGCCATGGACCACTCCTGGTTCCTCGGTGATATCCTCGACGGTGAGAGCAAAACCATCACCTATCAGGTAACGGTTAATGCCAATGCCATTGCTGGCAACTACATCAATACCGCCGTGGCCTGGGCCGCAGGAGTCAACAACGTGACCGACACAGCCACCCTGGAAGTCCGCAAACCTGCGGTACTGGGAGCTGAAGACCTGCCTGTGACTGGCGCTGGATTCTTAACCCTCGCCTTCTCTGCCCTGGCTGGATTCGGTGCGGTCGTCCTGTCCAAGCGCAAACGGAAGTAA
- the uppP gene encoding undecaprenyl-diphosphatase UppP produces MIDFLYAMLFGAIQGLTEFWPISSSGHLVIAHDVLKFDFIDSLSFDVALHLGTLVALFIYFWSDIRLYIVAFARSLANFQVKTDANQRLAWLLVLGTIPAAAVGFFLGDWIESSVRAVWVVASMLILGGILFILFERYLKPTKDLAALGWRGTLVIGMAQALALVPGVSRSGATILAGLGAGFSRSTAARFSFLLSIPIVFAAGINQMLKVFSEGVSGNAWLLMAAGFVVSAIVGYGAIRFLLKFLVQHPLNVFGYYRIAFGLTLVVYVLLK; encoded by the coding sequence ATGATAGATTTCTTATATGCAATGCTCTTTGGAGCAATACAGGGGTTAACTGAGTTTTGGCCGATTTCCAGCTCGGGGCATTTGGTCATCGCCCACGATGTGCTGAAATTCGATTTTATTGATAGTTTAAGCTTTGACGTAGCACTCCACCTCGGAACGCTGGTAGCGCTTTTCATCTATTTCTGGAGCGACATTCGCCTGTACATTGTAGCATTTGCGCGCAGCCTTGCCAATTTTCAAGTAAAAACTGACGCTAATCAGCGATTGGCGTGGCTGCTGGTTCTGGGCACGATTCCTGCTGCGGCCGTTGGATTTTTCCTCGGGGACTGGATCGAGTCGTCGGTGCGGGCGGTCTGGGTGGTGGCGAGCATGCTGATTCTGGGCGGCATCCTGTTTATTCTCTTCGAGCGATATCTGAAGCCGACTAAGGATTTAGCTGCCTTGGGCTGGCGCGGAACGTTAGTGATCGGTATGGCACAGGCATTGGCGCTGGTGCCAGGCGTGTCTCGGTCTGGCGCGACGATATTAGCTGGCTTAGGCGCCGGTTTTTCTCGTTCCACGGCAGCTCGATTTTCTTTTTTGCTTTCAATCCCAATAGTCTTTGCCGCGGGCATTAATCAAATGCTGAAAGTTTTTTCTGAGGGCGTCAGTGGCAATGCTTGGCTGCTGATGGCAGCCGGATTCGTCGTTTCCGCAATCGTAGGCTACGGGGCAATTCGGTTTTTGCTGAAGTTTTTAGTGCAGCACCCCCTCAACGTGTTTGGTTATTATCGGATTGCATTTGGTTTGACGCTGGTTGTCTACGTATTATTGAAATAA
- a CDS encoding divergent PAP2 family protein — protein sequence MAIWIELIGAPILTMIVVQSIKLATDGIKGNFTIKGFMTTYGGMPSGHSAYVTALTTSVGFNYGVETPVFAVAVIFSLLVITDAMYLRRRIDLVAKAANHIVATLPADQRSGFTKLETKIEHTFPQVAVGALCGFIIAYLLHLWN from the coding sequence ATGGCTATCTGGATAGAATTAATTGGTGCTCCCATCCTGACGATGATCGTCGTCCAGTCGATTAAACTGGCTACGGACGGCATTAAAGGCAATTTTACCATAAAAGGCTTCATGACGACATATGGAGGCATGCCTTCCGGCCATTCCGCCTATGTCACCGCTTTGACCACTTCAGTGGGCTTTAATTACGGGGTAGAAACCCCGGTCTTTGCCGTGGCAGTCATATTTTCGCTCCTCGTCATCACGGATGCCATGTATTTACGGCGGCGCATTGACCTGGTGGCAAAAGCCGCCAATCACATCGTGGCGACGCTTCCGGCTGACCAGCGCAGCGGCTTCACCAAGCTGGAAACGAAAATCGAGCATACGTTCCCCCAGGTAGCGGTTGGTGCCCTCTGTGGCTTTATCATCGCCTACCTGCTCCATCTCTGGAATTAA
- the mutM gene encoding bifunctional DNA-formamidopyrimidine glycosylase/DNA-(apurinic or apyrimidinic site) lyase → MPELPEVETIRRQLEHELVGVLISRVTVRLPKIIRGSAVRFARLVRGKRILSIKRRGKYLYWVLQGGQSIMLHLKMTGQLIYRRGRTMRVGGHPIPRGTDGLPNRYTHVVFQFSNGGTVYFNDLRQFGFLELLPTPSIDQYFKKIAMGPEPLLSDFTLDYFDGLLKRRPGTTIKQLLLDQTAIAGIGNIYAIESLFRAHIKPMRRVKTITQAEATALYQSIKVILRRAVAAQGSSADRYVDAYGEPGKYFPRLQMYGRAGQSCHRCGTIIRGLKIGGRGTTYCPQCQR, encoded by the coding sequence ATGCCGGAGCTTCCCGAAGTAGAGACTATTCGTCGACAGCTTGAACATGAGTTGGTCGGTGTTTTGATTTCCCGGGTGACGGTTCGCCTGCCGAAGATTATTCGGGGGAGTGCGGTTCGGTTTGCTCGGCTGGTGCGAGGGAAACGCATCCTGTCCATCAAGCGCCGGGGAAAATATTTGTATTGGGTGCTGCAGGGAGGTCAATCGATCATGCTCCATCTGAAAATGACCGGCCAACTGATTTACCGGCGCGGGCGAACGATGCGGGTGGGCGGACATCCAATTCCCCGAGGCACTGATGGATTACCAAATCGCTATACCCATGTCGTATTTCAGTTTAGTAATGGCGGCACCGTTTATTTCAATGACTTGCGCCAGTTTGGATTTTTAGAATTACTACCCACGCCATCAATTGATCAATATTTCAAGAAAATCGCAATGGGACCCGAACCATTGTTGTCAGATTTTACGCTGGATTATTTTGACGGGCTTTTGAAACGCCGCCCCGGCACGACTATCAAGCAATTATTGCTAGATCAGACAGCCATTGCAGGTATTGGAAATATTTATGCAATTGAATCGCTCTTCCGTGCTCATATCAAGCCTATGCGCCGTGTCAAAACCATCACCCAGGCCGAAGCGACGGCATTGTATCAGTCAATCAAAGTTATTTTACGCCGGGCGGTGGCTGCCCAAGGCTCTTCAGCTGACCGGTACGTGGATGCCTATGGCGAACCGGGTAAATATTTTCCGCGGCTGCAGATGTACGGTCGAGCGGGACAGTCGTGTCATCGGTGCGGCACGATCATCCGCGGACTCAAAATCGGCGGTCGGGGGACCACCTATTGTCCACAGTGCCAGCGGTGA
- a CDS encoding CBS domain-containing protein, producing the protein MKVKDIMITKVITVPERATLLETAKILSEHNVSGAPITNAQGILIGIISEKDIFKALYPSHAEFYDSPGVWIDLDQLEERTVEAADKPIVDLMTREVVTVNPDASLMQVGSIMLVRGIHRVVVVGQDNTILGIVTRKDIYHNILKNRLNI; encoded by the coding sequence ATGAAGGTCAAAGACATCATGATAACGAAGGTCATTACGGTTCCGGAGCGGGCTACGCTCTTGGAAACTGCTAAGATCTTGAGCGAACACAATGTCTCAGGTGCTCCGATAACAAATGCACAGGGCATCTTGATTGGCATTATTTCAGAAAAGGATATATTTAAAGCGTTGTACCCCTCTCATGCTGAATTCTACGATAGCCCTGGGGTGTGGATTGATTTGGATCAGCTCGAAGAACGGACTGTCGAGGCGGCTGATAAGCCGATCGTAGACCTGATGACCCGCGAAGTGGTGACGGTGAATCCTGACGCATCCTTGATGCAGGTAGGTTCGATCATGCTGGTGCGGGGTATTCATCGCGTTGTAGTCGTTGGCCAGGATAACACCATCCTTGGCATTGTTACTCGTAAAGACATCTATCACAATATCCTGAAGAATCGGTTGAATATTTAG
- a CDS encoding glycine C-acetyltransferase yields the protein MIDKTIRDALAGELAEIKEKGLYKAERVIETPQGVAIITNGKKVLNFCANNYLGLSNHPALIAAAKKGLDEYGYGMSSVRFICGTQTVHKELERTIADFLQKDDAILYSSCFDANAGLFETLLGPDDVIISDKLNHASIIDGIRLCKANRLLAEHDDMADLEAKLKEAQSFKRKLIVTDGVFSMDGDIAHIDQVVALAEKYGALVMVDDSHATGFIGDHGRGSAEYRGVLDKVDIITSTLGKALGGASGGFTAASQEIVDYLRQRSRPYLFSNTLAPAIAATSIAAIQLVQQDSTLRETLRQNTQHFRQGISQLGLDVRPGEHPIVPVMLYDAKVATAMAKDLLEEGIYVIGFSYPVVPEGKARIRVQISAAHTTAQLDQALAAFEKVGKKHGAIK from the coding sequence ATGATTGACAAGACAATACGGGACGCGCTTGCCGGGGAGCTAGCGGAGATTAAAGAAAAGGGATTGTATAAAGCCGAACGGGTGATTGAAACGCCTCAGGGGGTAGCAATCATTACCAATGGGAAGAAAGTATTGAATTTTTGTGCAAATAATTATCTGGGCCTCAGTAATCATCCGGCGTTGATTGCTGCGGCGAAAAAGGGGCTGGATGAGTATGGCTACGGCATGTCATCGGTCCGATTTATCTGTGGTACCCAAACGGTTCATAAAGAATTAGAGCGTACGATTGCTGATTTTTTGCAAAAAGACGATGCAATTTTGTACTCATCTTGTTTTGACGCGAATGCGGGATTATTTGAAACCTTGCTTGGCCCTGACGACGTCATTATTTCTGATAAGCTTAATCACGCGAGCATCATTGATGGCATTCGCCTGTGCAAAGCAAACCGCTTACTGGCAGAACATGATGATATGGCAGATCTGGAAGCGAAATTGAAGGAAGCTCAGAGTTTCAAACGGAAGTTAATCGTCACGGACGGCGTCTTTAGCATGGATGGTGATATTGCCCATATTGACCAGGTAGTTGCCTTAGCCGAGAAATATGGGGCGCTCGTCATGGTTGACGATTCCCATGCCACCGGCTTTATTGGCGATCACGGCCGTGGTTCAGCTGAATATCGGGGAGTACTGGATAAAGTTGATATCATTACCAGTACTTTAGGAAAAGCCCTGGGGGGAGCCTCGGGTGGCTTTACTGCCGCTTCACAGGAGATTGTTGATTATTTGCGCCAACGTTCCCGACCATATCTATTTTCAAATACCCTCGCGCCAGCCATTGCGGCAACATCCATAGCGGCAATCCAGCTGGTACAGCAAGACAGTACGTTGCGAGAAACGCTGCGCCAGAATACTCAGCATTTCCGTCAGGGGATTTCTCAGTTGGGACTGGACGTACGCCCGGGTGAGCATCCGATCGTCCCGGTGATGCTGTACGACGCAAAAGTGGCAACGGCCATGGCTAAAGATCTGCTGGAAGAAGGGATTTACGTGATCGGCTTTAGCTATCCAGTCGTGCCTGAAGGAAAGGCGCGCATTCGCGTGCAAATCAGCGCCGCACACACCACGGCGCAGCTTGACCAAGCGTTAGCTGCTTTCGAAAAGGTGGGAAAGAAACACGGCGCAATAAAATAA
- a CDS encoding NUDIX domain-containing protein, translated as MVREKSVGAVIFHNQANQVRYLLVQYRHGVWEFVRGHVEGHETEHHTAVREIREETGLRGLTFIPGFRQTRSWTFTNYYHKRVRKEVVYFLAETKKTSVQLDDENLAFSWLPFRSAQTRLSYPPSKVILKSAHQFLMLHHNKQRVYARRSLAGDHPKSKR; from the coding sequence ATGGTACGAGAGAAGTCTGTCGGAGCAGTCATTTTTCATAACCAGGCGAATCAGGTACGCTACTTGCTCGTTCAGTATCGCCATGGGGTGTGGGAATTTGTACGTGGGCATGTCGAAGGCCATGAAACAGAGCATCATACAGCGGTTCGTGAAATTCGCGAAGAAACAGGGCTACGGGGGCTGACCTTTATCCCTGGTTTTCGGCAGACGCGGAGCTGGACATTTACTAATTACTATCATAAGCGGGTGCGTAAGGAAGTTGTATATTTTCTGGCAGAAACCAAGAAGACCTCGGTACAGCTGGACGACGAGAATTTAGCCTTCTCTTGGCTACCATTCAGATCGGCGCAGACTCGGTTGTCATATCCACCGTCAAAAGTTATACTGAAAAGCGCCCATCAATTCCTCATGCTGCATCATAATAAACAACGCGTATATGCACGACGATCGCTGGCAGGAGATCATCCAAAAAGTAAAAGATAG
- a CDS encoding NUDIX hydrolase — translation MRRAFGIKKIKRIKTIPILVNQRVGFQKDIIELPDGTRREYYLTNRGKKSAFILPVDARGRILLLREYRYPLQKVIIGPVGGEVDPGETPLQGAKRELMEETGYQARSVRLLGTFYASPANSDTFFYTYIATRLTPGTNQLDQGEYLQPVWYTRAEVRRMIRTRQIKDPYLLASLLLYFQG, via the coding sequence ATGCGGCGAGCCTTTGGTATCAAGAAAATTAAACGCATTAAGACAATTCCAATTCTGGTAAATCAGCGAGTTGGGTTTCAGAAAGATATTATTGAATTACCCGATGGAACCCGCCGGGAATATTACCTGACGAATCGCGGAAAGAAATCTGCTTTTATTCTGCCTGTTGATGCGCGTGGGAGAATATTACTGCTGCGCGAGTATCGTTATCCATTGCAAAAGGTTATTATCGGACCAGTGGGCGGGGAGGTAGATCCTGGTGAAACACCGCTGCAGGGAGCAAAACGCGAGCTGATGGAAGAGACGGGATATCAGGCACGCTCCGTTCGACTGTTGGGCACTTTTTATGCTAGCCCAGCGAATTCCGACACATTCTTTTATACGTATATTGCAACTAGATTGACGCCAGGCACTAACCAGCTTGACCAGGGGGAGTATTTGCAACCGGTTTGGTATACCCGGGCGGAGGTGCGGCGCATGATTCGGACCCGGCAGATAAAAGACCCATATTTGCTGGCTTCATTGCTTTTATATTTCCAGGGGTAG
- a CDS encoding DMT family transporter — MNVALGFSLALSAGLIWSIGNIVHKVLASRLVQSTALLVLSLSLASGLIGGVLLIWFPLVSGDGWFLAGAAAACYLVAVFGYLSALRTEEASRVVPLFGLGSALIVLMSAVFLREVFSFIQYLGIATVLIGAILISAAGDWRSIFRGRLLRFMLLSGTAFALHAVIIKTLLADFSYGSVFASAGLLQAAAGVLLILIWRRHIRETMQRVTWNILALSIITDLVGFGAELLYTIALSVWYLALVETIASLQYFFIFVWGLILSRWFPQVLREPITKSGLINKFIAITLIISGIYLLAQ, encoded by the coding sequence ATGAACGTCGCACTCGGTTTTTCCCTGGCACTGAGCGCTGGCCTAATTTGGTCAATTGGCAATATCGTTCATAAGGTATTAGCCAGCCGCTTGGTCCAAAGTACCGCTTTGCTCGTGCTGTCATTGAGCTTGGCCTCCGGCCTTATCGGCGGAGTTTTATTAATTTGGTTTCCGCTGGTATCGGGTGATGGGTGGTTTCTGGCTGGAGCGGCAGCGGCTTGTTATTTGGTGGCGGTGTTTGGTTATTTGTCTGCGCTACGGACAGAAGAAGCGTCTCGAGTAGTGCCACTTTTTGGATTGGGCTCGGCGCTTATCGTATTAATGAGCGCTGTATTTTTGAGAGAAGTTTTTTCTTTTATCCAATACCTTGGCATTGCTACTGTTTTGATTGGCGCTATTCTCATTTCAGCGGCAGGGGATTGGCGCAGCATATTTCGTGGCCGGCTGCTTCGGTTCATGCTCTTGAGTGGAACCGCCTTTGCGCTTCACGCCGTCATTATCAAGACGCTCTTAGCGGATTTTAGTTACGGTTCGGTATTTGCCAGCGCTGGTTTGCTGCAGGCTGCGGCCGGGGTACTACTCATACTTATTTGGCGACGACATATTCGAGAAACAATGCAGCGCGTCACCTGGAATATTTTAGCGCTCAGCATTATTACCGACCTCGTCGGGTTTGGCGCAGAATTGCTCTATACGATTGCTTTATCCGTTTGGTATCTCGCCCTGGTAGAGACCATAGCTTCGCTCCAGTATTTTTTTATTTTTGTCTGGGGCCTGATTCTCTCTCGCTGGTTTCCTCAGGTATTGCGGGAGCCAATAACGAAGTCGGGATTGATTAATAAGTTTATTGCGATTACGCTTATTATTAGTGGTATCTACTTATTAGCTCAGTGA
- a CDS encoding DUF1003 domain-containing protein — translation MVLHPKKVFEEKLTWSDRLAIRIASFTGNMSFVWLHVAVFFVWVIGNWLAGEKSWDPYPFNFMTFIVSLEAIFLSTFVLIAQNREARRNEIREQLDYEVDQRAESAIQEIKLMVTKMTADVEQLKKKK, via the coding sequence ATGGTACTTCATCCAAAAAAGGTATTTGAAGAGAAATTAACCTGGTCTGACCGACTGGCAATTCGTATCGCTTCCTTCACTGGCAATATGTCATTTGTTTGGCTGCACGTGGCAGTATTTTTTGTGTGGGTTATTGGCAATTGGCTCGCCGGGGAAAAGAGTTGGGATCCCTACCCGTTTAATTTTATGACGTTTATTGTTTCCCTTGAGGCAATTTTTCTGTCCACGTTTGTTTTGATCGCCCAAAATCGGGAGGCGCGCCGGAATGAAATTCGTGAACAGCTGGATTATGAAGTTGACCAGCGAGCCGAATCCGCGATTCAAGAAATTAAACTGATGGTCACTAAAATGACTGCAGATGTTGAACAATTGAAAAAGAAGAAATGA